In one window of Lampris incognitus isolate fLamInc1 chromosome 3, fLamInc1.hap2, whole genome shotgun sequence DNA:
- the polr2h gene encoding DNA-directed RNA polymerases I, II, and III subunit RPABC3 isoform X2, whose amino-acid sequence MDLILDVNIQIYPVELGDKFRLVIASTLYEDGTPDDGEYNPQDDRPSRVDQFDYVMYGKVYKIEGDETSTEAATRLSAYVSYGGLLMRLQGDANNLHGFEVDSRVFLLMKKLAF is encoded by the exons ATGGACCTTATTTTGGATGTGAACATTCAGATTTATCCTGTAGAACTTG GTGACAAGTTCCGATTGGTCATTGCTAGCACATTATATGAAGATGGAACTCCCGATGACGGGGAATACAATCCTCAGGATGACCGGCCATCTAG AGTGGATCAATTTGACTATGTGATGtacgggaaggtttataagattgAGGGTGACGAGACCTCGACAGAAGCAGCCACACGCCT CTCTGCTTACGTATCTTATGGAGGTCTCCTCATGAGGCTACAAGGTGATGCCAACAACCTTCATGGGTTTGAGGTAGACTCTAGGGTGTTCCTCCTCATGAAGAAACTGGCCTTCTAA
- the polr2h gene encoding DNA-directed RNA polymerases I, II, and III subunit RPABC3 isoform X1: MAGILFEDIFDVKDCDPDGKKFDRVSRLHCESESFKMDLILDVNIQIYPVELGDKFRLVIASTLYEDGTPDDGEYNPQDDRPSRVDQFDYVMYGKVYKIEGDETSTEAATRLSAYVSYGGLLMRLQGDANNLHGFEVDSRVFLLMKKLAF, encoded by the exons ATGGCTGGGATTTTGTTTGAGGATATATTTGACGTGAAAGACTGCGATCCAGACGGAAAGAAGTTTGACAGAG TGTCTCGACTACACTGTGAAAGTGAGTCATTCAAAATGGACCTTATTTTGGATGTGAACATTCAGATTTATCCTGTAGAACTTG GTGACAAGTTCCGATTGGTCATTGCTAGCACATTATATGAAGATGGAACTCCCGATGACGGGGAATACAATCCTCAGGATGACCGGCCATCTAG AGTGGATCAATTTGACTATGTGATGtacgggaaggtttataagattgAGGGTGACGAGACCTCGACAGAAGCAGCCACACGCCT CTCTGCTTACGTATCTTATGGAGGTCTCCTCATGAGGCTACAAGGTGATGCCAACAACCTTCATGGGTTTGAGGTAGACTCTAGGGTGTTCCTCCTCATGAAGAAACTGGCCTTCTAA